The Pichia kudriavzevii chromosome 3, complete sequence nucleotide sequence TAAAATTTATCCTTTGGTTGAATTTATGCCTTGGGCCGCCAATACGCGGAGATACGGAGATGCGGGTCTaagttgtttctttttccaagACAATGTGAGAAAATTGCAACAATATGAGAAAAGAGCACAAgaggaaacagaaaaacTTGAGCCACAGTACCGGATTCTCCTCGTTTGACTGTTTTGGGTATGAAATTATACACTTGAGTCATTGGAAATCATCACTTTTaaattttattgattttatctCCTactcttcttttttgtaTCCCCCTCTATTCTCTCTAACAAGATAAGAACCCAACATAGGCATGCCAGACTGGGCAAACGTCACTGTTGCTACGCCCGTTGAATGGGCATTTCGTCAAGTCGACTCTTTGTTTGTGAAAATACTCCCATCTAAAATACACCACCAACTAAAGAAgatatttgatttcttaGTGAGCAAGTGGTTTTTTATTGGGTTGGCCTGCTTCATTGCATTGGCCCACTCGTATCCCAGCGCCACCAATGGTGTCCACATTGACTATTGGGCTGTGGCgctcattttcttcatctctGGTTTATCGATTCATCGCAATGAGTTGTTACTCAACTTCTCAAACATCCACGCACATATCTCGGTGCTTGTAATGTCTTTCCTAATTACATCGTCCATTGTCTATGGCATCTGCTGCGGAATCAAGGCTGCCGGTAATGAAAAAATCGCAAACTGGATGTTGGTGGGCTTGATTGTCACACATACCTGTCCAACTACAGTCTCCTCAAATGTCGTCATGACTCGGCTGGCCGACGGTAACGTAGCTCTCTGTCTATGCGAAGTCATTATAGGCAATATGTTGGGCGCGTTTATAACCCCGGCATTGTCGCAGATGTACTTAACAGGGACTTGGTCCTTTGCAAACCCGGCAAACGGTTCCAGCGTCCAATCTGTTTATAGGCACGTTATGAAACAGATCGGCTTGTCGGTCTTTGTCCCCATGTTTGTCGGACAGGTGGTTCGATATTTCTTTGAGAAGCAGTGTGACTGGTGCATGAAGAAGTTCATATTGAATAAGGTGGGCACCTTTTGTTTGCTACTTATTATGTGGTCCTCCTTTTGTACGGCGTTCTACCAAAACTCATTTACATCAGTCTCTCATGCTTCGATAATCAtgatttgtttcttcaattttggtATTTACTTGTTCTTCACAgttgtttgtttcttttacGCACGCCCGCTCTTCATCAAACGGTTGTTTCCCCGTGACATTGACAATGATTCATCCTTGGCTTATAAGATCCTCTACAAGTTATTCCGTCCTTTCTACTATTCCAAGAGGGACACCGTCACCATTTTGTTGTGTGGCCCGGCGAAAACGGCAGCATTGGGCGTGTCGTTGGTGACGTCGCAATACGGCAACAACAACCCGCATTTAGGCCAGTTGTTGGTACCCTTGGTGCTATACCAAGCTGAACAGGTCTTCACTGCCGGAATGCTCACCTCCTTGATGAAGAGGTGGGTTCATTATAACGAAGCCACCGATTCCGAAGAGGAATCCAACGACAAGTTCGACCAAACATCAATACAATCCTTCTCTTCTGTATAATATATATCCTACAATGTTAAGCcaacaatttctcaatatctTGGGTGTCGGTAACCACACTCCTCAAACACCACCGTCCCTGTGGACTCTTCCAATGTTTCCTTAACCCGTCCTTACGTGAATAAACGTGTCCGCACCCCCAACGAGTGCCATCATGAACACCAAGACATTTGTAGCTCGTCTTCAAATGTAATGATCGCTCGTGTCGGTTCTTATCACTCCTCCGTACAAACCCCTTACCACAGAACGAACAAACATGCGGCTTCACCTTGAGGTGCATACGTATATGTGAATCATGGTTGGACTTACGTGGGAAAACTTTACCACATTCACAACACCGGAACTCACCTTTCCCACTGACTCTACCCTTGGCACAGCTACGGCTACGGCTGCCATCCTCGTAGCAAGATTTGGCTGACCCCGTTTCCAAAACGTAGCCATTAACGCCCTCCTCTTGTTCGGTTCCATTtgcctcttcttcctcttcttcctcttcctccCCTTCTTCCCCTTCTTCCCCTTCTTCCTCCCCTTCTTCCTCCCCTTCTTCCtccccttcttcttccctATCCTCCTCTCTGGCTTCTACGTCTACCGTCTTGGTCCCCTCGTTATGCACACCAACGATATTCTCGGTATTCAAATACTCATAACCGTCAAATGTGAACTCCCGCACACCAACGTAATCAACAAATCGACACTCATCTGGCATATCGTATACCTCAAACAACGAGTCCATTCCATCCTCACTGCATTCAAGATCAGCAACAT carries:
- a CDS encoding uncharacterized protein (PKUD0C02690); translated protein: MNMFQYEQEECQEAGCGRECECGYEYECECGYGYVYGEDEIYSKEGGFHGAELCARVVTTQLWKPIEEDGVSFLSERVMGVPELEEDVGDVADLECSEDGMDSLFEVYDMPDECRFVDYVGVREFTFDGYEYLNTENIVGVHNEGTKTVDVEAREEDREEEGEEEGEEEGEEEGEEGEEGEEEEEEEEEANGTEQEEGVNGYVLETGSAKSCYEDGSRSRSCAKGRVSGKGEFRCCECGKVFPRKSNHDSHIRMHLKVKPHVCSFCGKGFVRRSDKNRHERSLHLKTSYKCLGVHDGTRWGCGHVYSRKDGLRKHWKSPQGRWCLRSVVTDTQDIEKLLA
- a CDS encoding uncharacterized protein (PKUD0C02680; similar to Saccharomyces cerevisiae YMR034C; ancestral locus Anc_2.594), with translation MPDWANVTVATPVEWAFRQVDSLFVKILPSKIHHQLKKIFDFLVSKWFFIGLACFIALAHSYPSATNGVHIDYWAVALIFFISGLSIHRNELLLNFSNIHAHISVLVMSFLITSSIVYGICCGIKAAGNEKIANWMLVGLIVTHTCPTTVSSNVVMTRLADGNVALCLCEVIIGNMLGAFITPALSQMYLTGTWSFANPANGSSVQSVYRHVMKQIGLSVFVPMFVGQVVRYFFEKQCDWCMKKFILNKVGTFCLLLIMWSSFCTAFYQNSFTSVSHASIIMICFFNFGIYLFFTVVCFFYARPLFIKRLFPRDIDNDSSLAYKILYKLFRPFYYSKRDTVTILLCGPAKTAALGVSLVTSQYGNNNPHLGQLLVPLVLYQAEQVFTAGMLTSLMKRWVHYNEATDSEEESNDKFDQTSIQSFSSV